One Silurus meridionalis isolate SWU-2019-XX chromosome 10, ASM1480568v1, whole genome shotgun sequence genomic window carries:
- the fezf1 gene encoding fez family zinc finger protein 1, protein MMESALYPPAGIFGTPSPSTAGGSVVTSAKPLAFSIERIMARTPEPKSMLSLPNCVQHGAAGKADTRASLAVPPSPLHCVLPLMPLAYEPAHKLHRVESSRGEPEFPYGTGELLSIGANAKAEQRDAAPAIGQYKLFRPRVLSHSSMHTAAAAVCYVNCGESACAPPPAALLNLHPVASYLLNSPLHPRHKNLLGEKSRGAHGLDSYPGALALKELSHSQLQHYMKESAHILSEKLFKSSAKLHSSSPPAKAKVFTCEVCGKVFNAHYNLTRHMPVHTGARPFVCKVCGKGFRQASTLCRHKIIHTQEKPHKCHQCGKAFNRSSTLNTHARIHAGYKPFVCEFCGKGFHQKGNYKNHKLTHSGEKQFKCSICNKAFHQVYNLTFHMHTHNDKKPFTCPTCGKGFCRNFDLKKHIRKLHDASPDPHSPGTPSEQREAP, encoded by the exons atgatggagagcgCGCTGTACCCCCCGGCGGGGATATTCGGCACCCCTTCACCGTCCACGGCAGGAGGAAGCGTGGTCACCAGCGCCAAACCCCTGGCGTTCTCGATCGAGCGGATTATGGCCAGGACGCCAGAGCCCAAGTCGATGTTGTCTCTGCCCAACTGTGTTCAGCACGGTGCCGCGGGAAAGGCCGACACACGGGCCTCCCTCGCTGTGCCTCCGTCCCCGCTGCACTGCGTGCTGCCGCTCATGCCGCTCGCCTACGAGCCCGCGCACAAACTTCACAGAGTAGAATCGAGCCGCGGCGAGCCCGAGTTTCCCTACGGCACCGGCGAGCTCCTGAGCATCGGCGCCAACGCCAAGGCCGAGCAGCGGGACGCAGCACCTGCGATCGGACAGTACAAACTTTTCCGGCCGCGGGTACTTTCGCACTCGTCCATGCACACCGCTGCTGCCGCCGTGTGCTACGTGAACTGTGGCGAGAGCGCATGCGCGCCTCCGCCCGCCGCCCTGCTAAACCTGCACCCGGTGGCCTCGTACCTGCTGAACAGCCCGTTACACCCGCGCCACAAAAACCTTCTGGGAGAGAAGAGCAGAGGCGCGCACGGCCTGGACTCGTACCCCGGAGCTCTGGCGCTAAAGGAGCTCTCGCACTCTCAGCTGCAGCACTACATGAAGGAGAGCGCACACATCCTGTCCGAGAAACTGTTCAAAAGCTCAGCCAAGTTACACAGCAGCTCTCCCCCAGCCAAAGCCAAAGTGTTCACGTGTGAAGTCTGCGGCAAG GTATTCAACGCGCATTATAATTTAACCCGACACATGCCCGTGCACACAGGAGCCAGACCgtttgtgtgtaaagtgtgcgGCAAAGGATTTCGTCAAGCGAGCACTCTGTGTCGTCACAAAATCATTCATACTCAG GAAAAACCGCACAAATGCCATCAGTGTGGGAAAGCGTTTAACCGGAGCTCGACTCTgaacacacacgcgcgcatCCACGCCGGATACAAACCGTTCGTGTGTGAATTCTGCGGGAAGGGATTTCACCAAAAAG GCAACTACAAAAACCACAAACTGACGCACAGCGGCGAGAAACAGTTCAAGTGCAGTATTTGCAACAAAGCCTTTCACCAGGTCTACAACCTGACTTtccacatgcacacgcacaacGACAAGAAGCCCTTCACCTGCCCCACATGCGGCAAAGGCTTCTGCAGGAACTTCGACCTGAAAAAACACATACGAAAACTGCACGACGCTTCACCGGACCCGCACTCACCGGGAACCCCTTCAGAGCAGCGCGAGGCCCCGTGA